The genomic stretch ATCTACGGCGATAGCGAGGCCATGCGTTTCGTCCCGGGCGGAGCGATCGCGCACGATGCGATACCCGCGTGGATAGAGACCCTCATGCACTCGAGCGAAGGGGCCGAAGCCGGCGTTTGGCCGGCGATTCTTAAGAGCGAGCGCCGCGTCATCGGCGCGTTCGGGATCGCGCCATCGCCCTGGGGTGATAGCGAACTTTCGTGGATCCTGGCTCGCGGTGATTGGGGCCACGGGTATG from Candidatus Dormiibacterota bacterium encodes the following:
- a CDS encoding GNAT family N-acetyltransferase encodes the protein MSFIETERLALRTWMPGDAEAAFAIYGDSEAMRFVPGGAIAHDAIPAWIETLMHSSEGAEAGVWPAILKSERRVIGAFGIAPSPWGDSELSWILARGDWGHGY